From a region of the Castanea sativa cultivar Marrone di Chiusa Pesio chromosome 10, ASM4071231v1 genome:
- the LOC142613533 gene encoding uncharacterized protein LOC142613533, whose translation MVTRMFDSQLGHNMEAYIDDMVIKSKKEGDHLKDLHETFAVLRKYKLRLNASKCSFGVGSGKFLGYMITHRGIEVNPDQIKAILGLHPPRNPKEVQKLAGMFAALNRFISRSADRCRPFYRLLHKWKDFQWTDECNLAFENLKQYLTNPPILSRLEKEEVLYAYLAVTNYAAIMRKSDYTGRIAKWGTKLGAYDVKYMPRTAIKRQVFPNFVAEFTESDTNQEDAMMTVMTIGLGNVPLWEVYTDGAPNRKGTEIGVVLITPEKLVMKKSSRLGFIATNNEAKYEALLAGAQMIPRGQNAHADSLAMLATSLGSKLPRTVMVEDLLTSSLTSISAVRVHSIRVGPNWMDPIITFLQHGVLPEDKGIAEKVRRSAPRYWLSEEHKLYRRSYSGPYLLCVHPEAVEPLLEELHERICGSHTEGRSLAHKGMT comes from the exons AtggtgactagaatgtttgattCGCAGTTGGGACATAATATGGAGGCATATATCGATGATATGGTGATCAAAAGTAAGAAGGAGGGAGACCATTTGAAGGACCTACACGAAACTTTCGCAGTACTTAGGAAGTATAAACTGCGTTTAAATGCATCTAAGTGCTCTTTTGGAGTAGGCTCGGGAAAGTTCCTCGGGTATATGATaactcatcggggaattgaagttaatcctgaccAAATCAAAGCCATCTTAGGGTTACAtcctcctcggaatcctaagGAGGTACAAAAGTTAGCTGGAATGTTTGCtgccttgaataggttcatatctcggtctGCGGATAGGTGCCGACCTTTTTATCGTCTTTTACATAAATGGAAAGATTTCCAGTGGACAGATGAGTGTAACTTggcttttgaaaatttgaaacaataCTTGACGAACCCACCGATATTATCAAGGCTGGAAAAGGAAGAGGTGTTGTATGCCTATCTAGCCGTCACGAACTATGCT GCTATCATGAGGAAATCGGACTACACGGGTCGCATAGCTAAATGGGGAACCAAGCTGGGAGCTTATGATGTTAAATATATGCCCCGGACAGCTATTAAAAGGCAGGTTTTTCCCAATTTTGTGGCTGAATTCACAGAAAGTGACACTAACCAAGAAGATGCAATGATGACTGTAATGACTATTGGGCTTGGGAATGTCCCTCTTTGGGAAGTTTATACGGATGGGGCGCCAAATCGAAAGGGAACCGAGATTGGAGTTGTGTTAATTACTCCCGAGAAGTTAGTTATGAAAAAGTCATCGAGGCTTGGATTTATAgccactaacaatgaggccAAGTATGAAGCTCTCTTGGCAGGCGCCCAAATG ATTCCGAGAGGGCAGAACGCTCATGCCGACTCATTGGCCATGTTAGCCACATCGCTGGGCTCAAAGTTGCCACGGACGGTGATGGTAGAGGATTTGTTGACCTCTAGCCTTACAAGCATCTCGGCAGTCAGGGTTCACAGCATTCGCGTGGGCCCGAACTGGATGGATCCGATTATAACCTTCCTACAGCACGGTGTATTACCTGAAGATAAAGGGATAGCCGAGAAGGTACGGAGAAGTGCTCCCCGATATTGGCTGTCGGAAGAGCATAAGCTATACAGACGATCTTACTCGGGGCCGTATTTGCTTTGCGTACATCCTGAAGCTGTGGAGCCCTTgttggaagagttacatgaaAGAATATGTGGGAGTCATACTGAAGGACGATCATTAGCCCACAAAGGCATGACTTAA
- the LOC142613110 gene encoding AP-4 complex subunit epsilon, with amino-acid sequence MEQLKTIGRELAMGSQGGFGQSKEFLELVKSIGEARSKAEEDRIVLHEIETLKRRISEPDIPKRKMKEFIIRLVYIEMLGHDASFGYIHAVKMTHDDTLLLKRTGYLAVTLFLNDDHDLIILIVNTIQKDLKSDNYLVVCAALNAVCRLINDETIPAVLPQVVDLLNHQKEAVRKKAIMALHRFYHKSPSSVSHLFSNFRKRLCDNDPGVMGATLCPLFDLITVDVNTYKDLVLSFVSILKQVAERRLPKGYDYHQMPAPFIQIRLLKILALLGSGDKLASEKMYTVVGDIFRKCDSTSNIGNAVLYECICCVSSIYPNPKLLEAAAEVISRFLKSDSHNLKYMGIDALGRLIKISPEIAEQHQLAVIDCLEDPDDTLKRKTFELLYKMTKSSNVEVIVDRMIDYMISINDNHYKTYIASRCVELAEQFAPSNHWFIQTMNKVFEHAGDLVNIKVAHNLMRLIAEGFGEDDDAADSQLRSSAVESYLRIIGEPKLPSVFLQVICWVFGEYGTADGKYSASYITGKLCDVAEAYSNDETVKAYAVTALMKIYAFEIASGRKVDMLPECQSLVEELSASHSTDLQQRAYELQAVVNLDAHAVEIIMPLDASCEDIEIDKNLSFLNSYVQQSLENGAQPYIPESERSGTLDISNFRSQDQHEASMHGLKFEAYELPKAPVTSRIPPASVAPSAELVPVPEPSYSRETHQVASVPSISDAGSTEPRLKLDGVRRVVWGKPTYSSPTSSTSNASQSTSNGVTQVDSAANVNSKAHKTHDSRKPEAEITPEKQKLAASLFGGPSKTEKRPTSASHKVAKASSHAAEKSQAPKAAVVSNQATLEKINHQPPPDLLDLGEPTVTSSAPSVDPFKQLEGLLDTTQVTSTVNHGAVGATEAPDIMALYVGTPAGGQSSSAENSLPSNIYDVNLTSELSNLTSGTTNAGATLPTQFTKGPNPKDALEKDALVRQMGVTPSSQNPNLFSDLLG; translated from the exons atggaGCAATTGAAAACCATCGGTCGAGAATTGGCAATGGGATCCCAAGGCGGGTTCGGCCAATCGAAGGAGTTCTTGGAGCTCGTGAAATCGATCGGCGAGGCTCGATCGAAAGCCGAGGAGGATCGAATTGTGCTCCACGAGATCGAAACCCTGAAACGTCGGATTTCGGAGCCGGACATTCcgaagaggaagatgaaggaGTTCATAATCCGGCTCGTCTACATCGAAATGCTCGGCCACGACGCGTCGTTTGGGTACATCCACGCCGTCAAGATGACCCACGACGACACCTTGCTTCTCAAGCGCACCGGTTACTTGGCCGTCACGCTTTTCTTGAACGACGATCACGATCTCATCATCTTGATCGTCAATACCATCCAAAAGGACTTGAAATCGGACAATTATCTCGTCGTCTGCGCCGCCCTCAACGCCGTGTGTAGGCTCATAAACGACGAGACTATCCCTGCCGTTTTGCCTCAG GTAGTCGACTTGTTAAATCACCAGAAAGAAGCCGTCCGAAAAAAGGCGATAATGGCGCTCCATCGGTTCTACCACAAGTCTCCTTCTTCAGTGTCTCATCTCTTCTCTAATTTCCGTAAACGGCTCTGCGATAATGATCCTGGCGTCATGGGTGCCACTCTGTGCCCTCTTTTCGATCTTATAACGGTTGATGTTAATACTTATAAGGATTTGGTGCTTAGTTTTGTGAGTATTCTTAAACAAGTAGCTGAACGAAGGTTACCGAAAGGTTATGACTATCATCAGATGCCTGCGCCGTTTATTCAGATCAGGTTGCTGAAGATTTTAGCATTGCTGGGAAGTGGTGATAAGCTAGCGAGTGAAAAGATGTATACTgttgttggggacatatttaGGAAGTGTGATTCGACGAGCAATATAGGAAACGCGGTACTTTATGAGTGCATTTGTTGTGTTTCATCTATATATCCAAATCCCAAATTGCTAGAAGCTGCTGCTGAAGTAATTTCAAGGTTTTTGAAG AGTGACAGTCACAATCTTAAATATATGGGTATTGATGCCCTTGGTCGACTCATAAAGATAAGTCCTGAGATTGCTGAACAACACCAACTTGCTGTGATTGATTGCTTAGAG GACCCAGATGATACTCTAAAGAGAAAAACCTTTGAGCTACTGTATAAAATGACTAAGTCCTCCAATGTTGAAGTGATTGTCGACCGCATGATTGACTACATGATAAGCATTAATGACAACCATTACAAAACCTATATAGCATCTCGATGTGTTGAACTTGCAGAGCAATTTGCACCCAGTAATCATTGGTTTATCCAG ACCATGAATAAAGTCTTTGAGCATGCGGGAGATCTTGTGAATATTAAGGTGGCACATAACTTGATGCGGTTGATCGCAGAGGGATTTGGTGAGGATGATGATGCTGCAGATAGTCAACTCAGATCATCTGCT GTGGAGTCATATTTGCGCATTATTGGAGAGCCAAAGCTTCCATCTGTATTTCTTCAA GtcatttgttgggtttttggggAGTATGGAACCGCTGATGGGAAGTATTCTGCTTCTTATATTACCGGTAAATTATGTGATGTGGCAGAGGCATATTCAAATGATGAAACTGTAAAG gcaTATGCAGTTACAGCACTCATGAAAATATATGCGTTTGAAATAGCATCTGGAAGAAAAGTGGATATGTTACCTGAG TGTCAATCTTTGGTTGAAGAATTATCAGCTTCCCACTCTACGGATTTGCAGCAACGTGCATATGAATTGCAAGCGGTCGTTAACTTGGATGCTCATGCTGTTGAGATTATTATGCCATTAGACGCAAGTTGTGAGGACATAGAG ATTGATAAAAATCTCTCATTCCTCAACAGTTATGTCCAACAATCGCTGGAAAATGGTGCTCAGCCTTACATTCCTGAGAGTGAGCGCTCTGGTACGTTAGATATCAGCAATTTCAGAAGCCAAGACCAGCATGAAGCTTCAATGCATGGTCTTAAGTTTGAGGCATATGAGCTTCCAAAGGCCCCAGTGACATCAAGAATACCTCCAGCTTCAGTTGCACCCTCAGCTGAACTTGTTCCAGTACCTGAGCCATCTTATTCAAGGGAGACCCACCAGGTTGCATCAGTGCCATCCATATCGGATGCAGGGTCAACAGAACCCAGGCTAAAACTTGATGGTGTTCGTCGAGTAGTGTGGGGTAAACCAACATACTCTTCTCCTACATCATCTACCTCAAATGCTTCCCAGAGTACATCAAATGGGGTCACACAAGTAGATTCTGCTGCCAATGTAAATTCAAAAGCACATAAAACTCATGATTCAAGGAAGCCAGAAGCTGAAATTACTCCAGAAAAGCAGAAGCTTGCTGCTTCATTGTTTGGTGGACCCTCAAAAACTGAGAAGAGGCCTACTTCAGCTAGCCATAAGGTAGCCAAGGCAAGTAGCCATGCTGCAGAGAAGTCTCAGGCACCAAAGGCAGCAGTCGTATCCAATCAAGCTACATTGGAGAAGATCAATCATCAACCTCCTCCAGACTTGCTTGACTTGGGTGAACCGACTGTTACAAGTAGTGCTCCATCTGTGGATCCATTCAAGCAATTAGAAGGGCTCCTTGACACAACTCAAGTTACTTCAACAGTGAATCATGGTGCAGTTGGTGCTACTGAAGCACCTGATATTATGGCGCTGTATGTAGGGACACCTGCTGGTGGACAGAGTAGCAGTGCTGAAAATTCTCTGCCAAGCAACATCTATGACGTCAATCTCACATCTGAGTTATCTAATTTAACTAGCGGCACTACTAATGCAGGAGCTACACTTCCAACACAATTTACTAAAGGTCCGAACCCTAAAGATGCCCTAGAAAAGGATGCACTTGTGAGGCAGATGGGTGTCACCCCTTCAAGTCAAAATCCAAACTTGTTTAGTGATTTGCTTGGCTAA
- the LOC142613535 gene encoding uncharacterized protein LOC142613535, translating to MGIRNGYSTPAYPQGNGLAKATNKVILAGLKKRLDDAKGRWVEELPHVLWAYCTTPRRSTDETPFSMTYGMEAVIPLESGFPTLKSNQYNDVSNHDMLHDSLNTIEERREVASVKMGSYQQKLKQTYDKGVKSRPLVPGDLVLRKVVGTARNPA from the coding sequence ATGGGAATAAGGAATGGATATTCAACACCGgcctatcctcaaggaaatggtctAGCCAAAGCTACAAATAAAGTTATTCTGGCTGGATTAAAGAAGCGTTTAGACGATGCTAAAGGACGATGGGTAGAAGAGTTGCCTCATGTGTTATGGGCTTATTGTACTACGCCCCGAAGATCGACAGAcgagacacccttttcaatgacatATGGAATGGAAGCTGTAATCCCGTTGGAGTCGGGCTTTCCCACTTTGAAATCCAATCAATATAATGATGTAAGTAATCATGACATGCTGCATGATAGTTTGAACACcattgaagaaagaagagaagtagcCAGTGTGAAGATGGGAAGTTATCAACAAAAACTCAAGCAAACATATGACAAAGGAGTTAAATCAAGACCTTTGGTACCGGGTGATTTGGTGTTAAGAAAAGTGGTAGGAACAGCGAGAAATCCTGCTTGA